The proteins below are encoded in one region of Nocardioides marmorisolisilvae:
- the nrfD gene encoding NrfD/PsrC family molybdoenzyme membrane anchor subunit gives MTSSATTKDGLQGARPDTEATVGVNVPPGGGGPRRRRRREEPEFRSYYDLPVLNDVVWSPIDIGGYLFLGGLAGASGAVAGAAALTGRPGLARAATYAAAGGAQVSLGLLIHDLGRPSRFLTMLRVVKLTSPMNVGAWLLGAFSATSTVAALSRATGRARPIGAIATAATAVLGPAVATYTGVLISDTAVPAWHDGHELMPFVFASSAVSSAAGVGLLAAPAIESGPVRALGAAGAVTEVALGRLMQRRMGIVEEAYRTGRAKWLMHAAEGLTLAGAALAATARSRPARLAAGASLVVGSALTRFGIFAAGVQSVRDPKYTVVPQRERRDAASGSH, from the coding sequence GTGACCAGCTCGGCGACGACCAAGGACGGCCTGCAGGGTGCCCGCCCGGACACCGAGGCCACCGTCGGTGTCAACGTCCCGCCCGGTGGTGGCGGCCCACGACGTCGGCGCCGACGCGAGGAGCCGGAGTTCCGGTCCTACTACGACCTGCCGGTGCTCAACGACGTGGTGTGGTCACCGATCGACATCGGCGGCTACCTGTTCCTCGGCGGTCTCGCCGGCGCGAGCGGTGCAGTCGCCGGGGCGGCCGCGCTGACCGGGCGACCCGGCCTGGCGCGGGCCGCGACCTACGCGGCCGCGGGGGGTGCGCAGGTGTCCTTGGGTCTGCTCATCCACGACCTGGGCCGGCCGTCGCGGTTCCTCACCATGCTGCGGGTCGTCAAGCTGACCTCGCCGATGAATGTCGGCGCCTGGCTGTTGGGGGCCTTCTCCGCCACCAGCACCGTCGCCGCGCTCAGCCGGGCCACGGGTAGAGCTCGACCGATCGGCGCGATCGCCACGGCCGCCACCGCGGTGCTGGGGCCGGCGGTGGCGACGTACACCGGGGTGCTGATCTCGGACACGGCGGTGCCGGCCTGGCACGACGGGCACGAGCTGATGCCGTTCGTCTTCGCCAGCAGTGCGGTCTCGTCAGCCGCGGGGGTAGGTCTCCTCGCCGCACCGGCCATCGAGAGCGGACCGGTGCGCGCGCTCGGGGCGGCCGGTGCGGTCACGGAGGTGGCCCTCGGCAGGCTGATGCAGCGGCGGATGGGCATCGTCGAGGAGGCCTACCGCACCGGTCGGGCGAAGTGGCTGATGCACGCCGCCGAGGGCCTGACACTCGCCGGCGCGGCGCTGGCCGCCACCGCCCGCTCCCGTCCCGCCCGGCTGGCCGCCGGCGCGAGCCTCGTCGTCGGATCGGCCCTCACCCGTTTCGGCATCTTCGCCGCCGGTGTCCAGTCGGTCCGTGACCCGAAATACACCGTCGTTCCGCAGCGGGAGCGACGTGATGCGGCGTCGGGCTCGCACTGA
- a CDS encoding HNH endonuclease — MSPDERLRELAVRHAAFAWLDSQRAAGRETFSQKDTTNLTLAGESIRLMPTQQGIWKPGQLAAALAIRTVYRPDGSDRPYDDAVGTDGFYRYKMRGDDPHHFQNRALRTAMHERLPLIWWLGVQGGGYSALYPIYLVSEERTQLQFVVDIDTVPQPDIIWPSTELELDPSYRQQLTKLRLHQRPFRAAVLRAYRTSCAVCSFRHSDLLDAAHIQEDSSGGRPVVTNGLTLCKMHHAAYDRRILGITPTYEVRINAKVLEEVDGPMLRHGIQEFHGKRLMVLPDRRTDRPDRSLLEERFQTFLNAS; from the coding sequence GTGAGCCCGGACGAGCGATTGCGAGAGCTGGCCGTGAGGCACGCTGCCTTCGCGTGGCTCGACAGCCAACGGGCCGCCGGTAGGGAGACCTTCAGCCAGAAGGACACCACTAACCTCACCTTGGCCGGCGAGTCCATCCGGCTGATGCCCACCCAGCAGGGAATCTGGAAACCGGGGCAACTCGCCGCCGCTCTCGCGATCAGGACGGTCTACCGCCCGGATGGCTCCGATCGCCCGTACGACGATGCCGTCGGCACCGACGGGTTCTACCGGTACAAGATGCGCGGAGACGATCCCCACCATTTTCAGAATCGGGCCCTGCGCACGGCGATGCACGAACGCCTACCGTTGATCTGGTGGCTCGGCGTCCAGGGCGGCGGGTACAGCGCGCTCTATCCCATCTACCTCGTGAGCGAGGAGAGAACTCAGCTGCAGTTCGTCGTGGACATCGATACGGTGCCCCAGCCCGACATCATCTGGCCTTCCACAGAGCTTGAGCTCGACCCTTCGTATCGGCAGCAACTCACCAAGCTCCGCCTTCACCAGCGACCCTTCCGGGCTGCGGTGTTGCGGGCGTACCGGACCTCGTGCGCAGTCTGCTCCTTCCGTCACAGTGACCTGCTCGATGCGGCACACATCCAGGAAGACAGCAGCGGTGGGCGACCAGTCGTGACCAACGGGCTGACCCTATGCAAGATGCACCACGCGGCATATGACCGTCGGATCCTTGGGATCACACCCACGTACGAAGTGCGTATCAACGCAAAGGTCCTCGAAGAAGTCGACGGCCCGATGCTGCGTCATGGGATCCAAGAGTTCCATGGCAAGCGCCTGATGGTGTTGCCGGACCGCCGCACAGACCGTCCCGATCGATCTCTACTCGAAGAGCGCTTTCAGACCTTCCTCAACGCCAGCTGA
- a CDS encoding tyrosine-type recombinase/integrase codes for MARRRGFGEVERRVSASGTVTYRARYAMPDGTRYSRTLATRMDAEAWLVGERGLIDRDEWTPPQARRAAEEKRQRDAAFNTVAGFAERYLSERSLRPTTIRGYRKLLANRILPYFGETPLTDVSLTDIKRWRASLDPTTEATNAAAYRLLRSLLQAAAEEELIDRAPPKVRGASSAPVRNVAVPATLDELAVIIDAMPERLRLLIVLAAFVGLREGELLELRRSDVDGVAGRIDVTRKVDKDADPGTQGACPDCGRHISSPKTRSGVRTVHVPPPFVKMLQEHLLEHTAEGPTGLLFPGDRTDHMSVRFLMDRYRPAREAAGRPDLTIHHLRHTALTLAGQHGATAAELQARAGHASQAAMAIYQHATLDRDKALAEKIGQTYEAWSADRTS; via the coding sequence ATGGCCAGAAGGCGCGGCTTCGGCGAGGTCGAGCGGCGCGTGAGCGCGTCCGGCACGGTCACCTACCGCGCGCGCTATGCGATGCCCGACGGGACCCGCTACTCGCGGACGCTGGCGACCCGGATGGACGCCGAAGCGTGGCTGGTCGGCGAGCGGGGGCTGATCGATCGGGACGAGTGGACGCCGCCGCAGGCACGGCGCGCGGCCGAGGAGAAGCGGCAGCGCGATGCCGCGTTCAACACGGTGGCGGGCTTCGCCGAGCGGTACCTGTCCGAGCGCTCGCTGCGGCCGACCACGATCCGGGGCTATCGCAAGTTGCTGGCGAACCGGATCCTGCCGTACTTCGGGGAGACACCACTGACCGACGTGTCCCTGACGGACATCAAGAGGTGGCGGGCGTCCCTCGACCCGACCACCGAGGCGACCAACGCAGCCGCCTACCGTCTGCTCCGCTCACTGCTCCAGGCCGCGGCCGAGGAGGAGCTCATCGACCGCGCGCCGCCGAAGGTGCGCGGTGCGAGCTCGGCGCCGGTGAGGAATGTCGCCGTCCCAGCGACCCTCGACGAGTTGGCCGTCATCATCGACGCGATGCCCGAGCGGCTGAGGCTGCTGATCGTGCTCGCCGCATTCGTCGGTCTGCGCGAGGGCGAGCTGCTGGAGCTGCGCCGCTCGGACGTCGACGGCGTGGCCGGTCGGATCGACGTCACCCGCAAGGTCGACAAGGACGCAGATCCGGGTACACAGGGCGCCTGTCCCGACTGCGGCCGCCACATCAGCTCGCCGAAGACGAGGAGCGGGGTGCGCACGGTCCACGTCCCGCCGCCTTTCGTGAAGATGCTCCAGGAGCACCTGCTCGAGCACACCGCCGAAGGCCCGACCGGGCTGCTCTTCCCCGGCGACCGAACCGACCACATGAGCGTGCGCTTCCTGATGGACCGCTACCGTCCGGCCCGCGAGGCGGCCGGCCGACCCGACCTGACGATCCACCACCTCCGGCACACCGCCCTCACGCTCGCCGGCCAGCACGGAGCGACGGCCGCCGAGCTCCAGGCGCGCGCCGGCCACGCCTCGCAGGCCGCGATGGCGATCTACCAACACGCCACCCTCGACCGCGACAAGGCGCTGGCCGAGAAGATCGGTCAGACGTACGAGGCGTGGTCCGCCGACCGCACGTCGTGA
- a CDS encoding type II toxin-antitoxin system RelE/ParE family toxin, whose translation MTQQTKMLESETYLRWVDGLRDRRAAMRVQVRVDRLAAGNPGDVRPVGAGISEMRIDYGPGYRVYFQKRGDTLVVLLCGGDKSTQPKDIENAKRIAKEWKHDG comes from the coding sequence TTGACACAACAGACCAAGATGCTTGAAAGCGAAACCTACCTCCGCTGGGTGGACGGCTTGCGCGACCGCAGGGCCGCGATGCGTGTCCAGGTCAGGGTGGATCGGCTCGCAGCCGGCAACCCGGGCGACGTGAGACCAGTCGGCGCTGGCATCTCGGAGATGCGGATCGACTACGGGCCGGGATACCGGGTCTACTTCCAGAAGCGCGGCGACACGCTGGTCGTTCTCCTGTGTGGTGGCGACAAGTCCACACAGCCGAAGGACATCGAGAACGCCAAACGGATTGCGAAGGAGTGGAAGCACGATGGCTGA
- a CDS encoding addiction module antidote protein encodes MAERFTPYDSADHIKSLEDIAYYLEAVLEEAGDDPAFITHALGVIARAQNFSDLARKVGMSREGLYKSLSNNGNPSFATIYKVARALGLKLEFHSVA; translated from the coding sequence ATGGCTGAGAGGTTCACGCCGTACGACTCGGCAGATCACATCAAGTCACTCGAGGACATCGCCTACTACCTCGAGGCCGTCCTCGAGGAGGCCGGCGACGACCCTGCCTTCATCACCCATGCTCTCGGCGTGATCGCACGGGCCCAGAACTTCAGCGATCTTGCCCGCAAGGTCGGCATGAGCCGCGAGGGCCTCTACAAGTCTCTCTCCAACAACGGGAACCCGAGCTTCGCCACGATCTACAAGGTGGCTCGGGCTCTCGGGCTTAAACTGGAGTTCCACTCCGTCGCCTGA